A portion of the Parasteatoda tepidariorum isolate YZ-2023 chromosome 5, CAS_Ptep_4.0, whole genome shotgun sequence genome contains these proteins:
- the LOC107450222 gene encoding uncharacterized protein C18orf63-like — protein MFGVPSFENILREVGVSIVHLKDTTLATVQECLQYTCTAKLSLSWNILGDMLVQGAEFLTSNEPMKAVKMEIFVGAGEISLCLHPMCIRIPPLKMEHLVNTDTLANARFIKLDATCHVLPSLKQAKIVSATRYIGGKNIFKNYSELQKHWRRMYGYLLPEVKENIWYLNVCFRAQNSTSYTYPEFCVKPYDAIQVPRVDPRSSLVCFVKDFCKNIGNICGEKCKIIECKASFPSLDMYPAIAIREDMKPRPGTTFAMNSTTSYRKSEKINASSTSAQNPSVLQKSQNDHCYKKDLAAIQNDQKKTNISISKLCQPGENNSNKYHENSKEKQIDEKKAFINCNDKSSSNSEASSKYAPNFSRKTPEKKLLQMKLTECLNEEKKFAPTFFPIKKKTYHAFLNNEKDGSIKKSKSMKSGINKNDVLSSKKTKKTSEKIKQKGRK, from the exons ATGTTTGGAGTAccatcatttgaaaatattttaagagaagtTGGAGTGTCCATTGTTCATTTGAAGGATACGACACTTGCTACAGTGCAAGAATGTCTTCAATATACTTGTACAGCAAAATTGTCCCTTTCATGGAATATTTTAGGAGATATGTTAGTTCAAG gTGCCGAATTTTTAACCTCCAATGAACCCATGAAAGCAGTTA AAATGGAGATATTTGTTGGAGCTGGGGAAATAAGTCTTTGTCTTCATCCTATGTGTATCAGAATACCACCTTTAAAA ATGGAACACCTTGTTAATACAGATACACTTGCTAATGCAAGATTTATAAAACTTGATGCAACTTGTCATGTATTACCAAG CCTCAAACAAGCGAAAATTGTATCAGCCACAAGATATATTGGTGgaaaaaacatattcaaaaattacagTGAACTACAAAAACATTGGAGACGCATG TACGGTTATCTTCTGCCAgaagtaaaagaaaacatttggtATCTTAATGTTTGCTTCAGAGCTCAGAATTCTACAAGTTATAC ATATCCCGAGTTTTGTGTCAAACCGTATGATGCAATTCAAGTACCTAGAGTTGATCCACGTTCTTCCCTGGTTTGTTTCGtaaaagatttttgtaaaaatattggaaatatttgtggagaaaaatgcaaaattattgaaTGTAAAGCTTCCTTTCCTTCCCTTGATATGTATCCAGCTATCGCTATAAGAGAG GACATGAAACCCAGACCTGGAACTACTTTTGCAATGAACTCAACTACTTCTTAccgaaaaagtgaaaaaataaatgcttcttCAACTTCAGCACAAAATCCTTCAGTGCTTCAAAAAAGCCAAAATGatcattgttataaaaaagatttagcCGCCATTCAAAATgatcaaaagaaaacaaacatttcCATTTCTAAATTGTGCCAACCcggagaaaataattcaaacaaatatcACGAGAATTCTAAAGAAAAGCAAATTGAtgagaaaaaagcttttattaattGCAATGATAAAAGTTCATCAAATTCCGAAGCGTCTTCAAAATATGCACCAAATTTTTCACGAAAAACTCCTGAGAAGAAGTTATTGCAAATGAAGCTAACAGAAtgtttaaatgaagaaaagaaatttgcaccaacattttttccaattaagaaaaaaacctaccatgcatttttaaacaatgaaaaggATGGgagtattaaaaaatctaaatcgaTGAAAAGTGGTATCAATAAAAATGACGTATTGTCTTCGaagaaaactaagaaaacttctgaaaaaataaaacaaaaaggaaggaaatga